A region of Moorena producens PAL-8-15-08-1 DNA encodes the following proteins:
- a CDS encoding non-ribosomal peptide synthetase gives MVVSQKSQKNKNIESLYPLSPMQEGILFHTLYDSNSSVYFEQILLTLSGQVNQESLKQSWQQVVQRHGVLRTMFVWEGRKQPLQVVRKQVDLPWSYLDWQELSLKEQQQKLEAFVRENREKGFQLNQAPLMRCTLIRLGNQTYKLIWSFHHILMDGWCLPIIIKELLSYYEFCNQGNRGNLPPVRPYQDYILWLQQQNQAEAEEFWRQSLEGFTAPTPLVVERTQQKGVQNSSSYQEQQITLGQTTTKALRSLVMDHRLTMATLVQAAWALLLSRYSGKSEVLFGVTVSGRPGDLLGVEKMVGLFINTLPLRVQAHSQAQLIPWLQQLNQKQLQLQGYSYSPLVEIQRLSKIPTGVALFQSILAFENYPIDSSWQEWSSNLKIADMDSFSQTNYPLTVTAALINETLGVKISYDTSRFEADTITRMLGHLQTLLEAMVANPNIELGQLPLMKEAELDQILVEWNNTKTDYPDDKCIHQLFEEQVEKTPDAVAVVFEDEKLTYAQLNSKANQLAHYLQSLGVKPETLVGICVERSVEMVVSLLSILKAGGAYVPLDPNYPPSRLNYMVEDARLPIILTQEKWKHDLPQTTAQVICLEAEIPKTATSQNLKVSITSEHQAYMMYTSGSTGLPKGVNIRHQGVVRLVKNTNYIKLTEEEIFLQLAPISFDAATFEIWGSLLNGGTLVVMPPHKPSLGEIGTAIRENQVTTLWLSAGLFQLMVEEQLENLKPVKQLLAGGDVLSVTHVQKVVEKLPGCQLINGYGPTENTTFTCCFPVKADSNLEKSVPIGKPISNTQVYILDSNLQPVPIGVPGELHIGGDGLAIGYHNRPELTSEKFIPNPFDLSKVNPPLTSLLEGSQKSKLYKTGDLARYLGDGNIEFLGRIDQQVKIRGYRIETGEIEAVLNSYPTVKETVVVAREDNPGEKRLVAYIVSEDNSLSTSDLRHFLQQKLPDYMVPSAFVILEALPLTPNGKVDRKALPAPEVKWERNFLLPRNPVERQLAQIWSEVLNVYPISIQDNFFDLGGHSLIAVRLMSQIEKQFGKNLPLATIFKGQTIEQLASILQESTDSISWSALVPIQPNGNKRPFFLVPGGGGNVVYYSYLARYLSSDQPFYGLQAIGLDGESEPYTQVEDIAAHNIQEIQSVQPQGPYLLGGHSFGGKVAFEMALQLQKQGQEIALLAILDTTAPEPGNKITSLGWNDAMWILHIGKFLGYLFGKELELSYEALEQLTPDDQLNYLFKKLQQINFYPPGAGIKQLRGFVRVFKANNLSSYFPEEVYPTPITLFRAINPHSEKVMKKELTEYLSPQKMSLPDWGWNQFSNGSVEICEVPGDHISMIAEPHVQVLAQKLMACIEQAQVKGK, from the coding sequence ATGGTAGTATCACAAAAATCTCAAAAAAACAAAAATATTGAGTCGCTCTATCCCCTTTCTCCTATGCAAGAAGGGATCTTATTTCACACCCTTTACGACTCTAACTCTAGTGTTTACTTCGAGCAGATTTTACTAACACTCTCTGGTCAAGTCAATCAAGAGAGTTTAAAACAGTCATGGCAACAAGTGGTGCAACGACATGGAGTTTTACGTACCATGTTTGTTTGGGAGGGTCGTAAACAACCTTTACAAGTGGTGAGAAAACAGGTAGATTTACCTTGGAGCTATTTAGATTGGCAAGAGCTGTCCTTAAAAGAGCAACAGCAAAAACTAGAAGCATTTGTGAGGGAAAACAGGGAGAAAGGTTTTCAACTGAATCAAGCACCTCTGATGCGATGTACATTGATTAGGCTAGGGAATCAAACTTATAAATTGATTTGGAGTTTCCACCATATCCTTATGGATGGTTGGTGCTTGCCTATAATTATTAAAGAACTTCTGAGTTACTACGAATTTTGCAATCAAGGTAACAGAGGCAATCTACCGCCTGTACGTCCGTACCAAGATTATATTCTCTGGCTACAGCAGCAAAATCAAGCAGAGGCAGAAGAATTTTGGCGACAAAGTTTGGAAGGCTTTACGGCTCCCACTCCTTTAGTAGTAGAGAGAACACAACAAAAGGGAGTGCAAAATTCCTCTTCTTATCAAGAACAACAAATTACTTTAGGACAGACAACAACTAAAGCTCTCCGATCCCTAGTTATGGATCACCGTCTGACTATGGCTACTCTAGTGCAAGCAGCTTGGGCTTTGCTACTAAGTCGCTATAGTGGCAAATCAGAGGTACTCTTTGGGGTGACGGTATCTGGTCGTCCTGGTGATTTGTTGGGAGTAGAAAAGATGGTGGGGCTATTTATTAATACCTTACCATTACGAGTACAAGCTCACTCACAAGCCCAGTTAATTCCTTGGCTCCAGCAGTTAAACCAAAAACAGTTACAATTACAGGGATATTCTTATAGCCCCCTAGTTGAGATTCAACGGCTAAGTAAAATACCAACAGGAGTAGCTTTATTTCAAAGCATTTTAGCCTTTGAGAACTATCCCATAGATAGCTCTTGGCAGGAGTGGAGCAGCAATCTAAAGATCGCAGACATGGATAGCTTTAGTCAAACTAACTATCCCCTAACTGTAACCGCAGCATTAATAAATGAGACTTTAGGAGTCAAGATTAGCTATGATACCAGTCGTTTTGAAGCGGATACTATTACTAGGATGTTGGGACATCTACAAACTTTGCTAGAAGCCATGGTGGCAAACCCAAATATTGAGTTAGGGCAACTACCATTAATGAAAGAAGCAGAGCTAGACCAAATACTGGTGGAGTGGAACAACACGAAAACAGATTACCCAGATGACAAATGTATCCATCAGTTATTTGAGGAGCAGGTAGAGAAAACCCCGGATGCAGTAGCAGTAGTATTTGAAGACGAAAAGCTGACCTATGCTCAATTAAATAGCAAAGCTAATCAACTAGCCCATTATTTGCAAAGTCTGGGAGTCAAACCAGAAACCCTAGTGGGAATATGTGTAGAGCGTTCAGTCGAGATGGTGGTAAGTTTACTATCGATACTTAAGGCGGGAGGAGCTTATGTGCCATTAGACCCTAACTATCCGCCATCCCGTCTCAATTACATGGTGGAAGATGCTCGACTACCCATCATCTTGACTCAAGAAAAATGGAAACATGATTTACCTCAAACAACAGCTCAAGTAATATGTCTGGAGGCAGAGATACCAAAGACAGCAACTTCACAAAACCTCAAAGTATCAATAACATCAGAGCATCAGGCATACATGATGTATACCTCTGGCTCGACAGGTCTACCCAAGGGAGTGAACATCAGACATCAAGGAGTAGTACGACTGGTAAAAAATACCAACTATATTAAGCTCACAGAAGAAGAGATATTCCTACAATTAGCACCCATATCCTTTGATGCAGCCACATTTGAAATTTGGGGCAGTCTGCTCAATGGAGGAACTCTAGTTGTAATGCCACCCCATAAACCCTCCCTAGGAGAAATAGGAACAGCAATCAGGGAAAACCAAGTCACAACCCTATGGTTGAGTGCAGGATTATTCCAATTGATGGTAGAAGAGCAACTAGAAAACTTAAAACCAGTAAAGCAACTATTAGCAGGAGGAGACGTATTATCTGTCACCCATGTACAGAAAGTAGTAGAAAAACTGCCTGGATGTCAACTAATCAACGGTTACGGACCAACAGAAAACACCACATTCACCTGCTGTTTCCCAGTCAAAGCGGATAGTAATCTAGAAAAATCAGTCCCCATAGGCAAGCCAATATCCAACACCCAAGTATACATCCTGGACTCAAATTTACAACCAGTCCCCATAGGAGTGCCTGGAGAACTTCATATTGGAGGAGATGGTTTAGCAATAGGGTATCACAACCGCCCCGAACTGACATCCGAGAAATTTATTCCCAACCCTTTTGACTTGTCAAAAGTCAACCCCCCCCTTACCTCCCTCCTTGAGGGAAGTCAAAAGTCAAAATTATATAAGACGGGGGATTTGGCTCGGTACTTAGGGGATGGCAACATCGAATTCTTGGGTAGAATAGACCAGCAAGTAAAAATCAGGGGATATCGTATCGAAACAGGAGAAATAGAAGCAGTTCTCAATTCATATCCCACAGTTAAAGAAACGGTAGTAGTAGCTAGGGAAGACAACCCAGGAGAAAAACGTTTAGTCGCATACATAGTCAGCGAAGACAACTCCCTCAGCACCAGTGATTTACGTCATTTTTTGCAACAGAAATTGCCAGACTACATGGTCCCATCGGCCTTTGTCATTTTAGAAGCTTTACCTTTAACTCCTAATGGCAAGGTTGATCGCAAAGCTTTACCAGCACCAGAAGTAAAGTGGGAAAGAAATTTTCTCCTACCTCGCAATCCTGTAGAACGTCAACTTGCTCAAATATGGTCAGAAGTTCTGAATGTCTATCCCATCAGTATTCAAGACAACTTCTTTGACCTGGGCGGTCATTCCCTGATCGCTGTCCGTCTCATGTCTCAGATTGAGAAACAGTTTGGTAAAAATCTCCCCCTAGCTACTATCTTCAAAGGTCAGACAATTGAACAACTTGCAAGTATTCTTCAGGAGTCAACAGATTCTATTTCTTGGTCTGCACTCGTTCCCATTCAACCTAATGGTAATAAGCGACCTTTCTTCTTAGTACCTGGAGGTGGGGGCAATGTTGTTTATTATTCTTACTTAGCTCGCTACTTAAGTTCAGACCAGCCCTTCTATGGTTTGCAAGCTATTGGTCTTGATGGAGAATCAGAGCCTTATACGCAAGTTGAGGACATAGCTGCTCATAATATCCAAGAAATACAATCAGTTCAGCCTCAGGGACCCTATCTACTGGGTGGTCATTCTTTTGGTGGAAAGGTCGCTTTTGAAATGGCTCTACAATTACAAAAACAGGGACAGGAAATTGCTTTACTCGCAATCCTAGATACTACTGCACCAGAGCCTGGAAATAAGATAACAAGTCTCGGCTGGAATGATGCTATGTGGATATTACATATCGGGAAGTTTCTAGGATATCTATTTGGAAAAGAGCTAGAACTATCCTACGAAGCACTTGAACAACTAACTCCAGACGATCAATTAAACTACCTATTCAAAAAGTTGCAACAAATAAATTTTTACCCACCCGGGGCAGGGATTAAGCAACTTCGTGGTTTCGTCCGAGTTTTTAAGGCAAATAACCTCTCTTCTTATTTTCCAGAGGAAGTTTACCCTACTCCCATTACTTTATTTCGGGCTATTAACCCACACTCAGAAAAGGTTATGAAAAAAGAGCTAACTGAATATCTTAGTCCTCAAAAAATGAGTCTTCCAGACTGGGGTTGGAATCAATTTTCTAATGGATCGGTGGAGATTTGTGAAGTTCCAGGTGACCATATCTCGATGATAGCAGAACCTCATGTTCAGGTTTTAGCTCAAAAACTGATGGCCTGCATTGAACAAGCACAAGTGAAAGGCAAATAA
- the sufR gene encoding iron-sulfur cluster biosynthesis transcriptional regulator SufR, giving the protein MMPTQQTSTKRDILQYLLKQDRARAQELATAIGVSPQAIRRHLKELEAEGLIEYKAVQIGMGRPQHIYHLSHKGRDRFPHHYGEFSVSLLDTMTETLGREQTSTILQKQWQRKAQEYRECIGNGTVRERVAKLVELRRLEGYMAEWHTPESGNLNNGVREQYILTEYNCAISNVAESYPSVCGHELEMFAAVLPDCTVERTHWLNNGEHQCGYLIKGPANN; this is encoded by the coding sequence ATGATGCCTACTCAGCAAACTTCCACCAAGCGAGACATCCTACAATATCTCCTCAAACAGGATCGAGCAAGAGCCCAGGAGTTAGCCACAGCCATAGGGGTTAGCCCCCAAGCTATTCGACGTCATCTCAAAGAATTGGAGGCAGAAGGGCTAATTGAGTACAAAGCTGTTCAAATTGGTATGGGGCGTCCTCAACATATTTATCACCTGTCTCACAAAGGACGCGATCGCTTTCCCCATCATTACGGAGAGTTTTCCGTTTCCCTGCTCGATACCATGACAGAAACCTTGGGTCGTGAACAGACTAGCACGATTCTACAAAAGCAATGGCAACGTAAAGCTCAAGAATACCGGGAGTGTATCGGGAATGGTACAGTGCGAGAGCGAGTAGCCAAGTTAGTAGAACTGCGTAGACTAGAAGGTTATATGGCAGAGTGGCACACCCCAGAATCAGGTAATTTAAATAATGGCGTTAGGGAGCAGTATATTTTAACTGAATACAATTGTGCTATTTCCAACGTTGCCGAATCTTATCCCAGTGTGTGTGGTCATGAATTGGAAATGTTTGCCGCCGTATTGCCAGATTGTACAGTGGAGCGTACTCACTGGCTAAATAATGGAGAGCATCAGTGCGGCTATTTAATCAAAGGGCCAGCAAATAACTAA